One genomic region from Lycorma delicatula isolate Av1 chromosome 1, ASM4794821v1, whole genome shotgun sequence encodes:
- the LOC142333615 gene encoding uncharacterized protein LOC142333615, with protein sequence MGNAVLLTVLLIGTVLWSEALKLPLSSNAAEKLAVSIDDVEKDLNVEDIPQTSVGDVLRKKRTICVKCSSGKFGGGGGGAGLGFGGGSGFGSSGGGGSYSIPGGKSWGGGGCGPGGCGQGVGGFGPSSGGGGGGGCGGLGCGTGGGSSGGSFGPSGGGGGGFPSGGGGSGGGAGGGHGGGFGGSGGGGSGGFGGSGGGGSGGFGGSGGGGHGGGFGGSGGGGSGGFGGRPGGGGGGGGGCSTCSGGRGGSFSHSSASASASASSGSYNH encoded by the exons ATGGGTAACGCCGTTTTACTTACGGTGCTGTTAATCGGCACAGTTCTGTGGTCAGAAGCGTTAAAACTACCGCTGTCATcta ATGCTGCTGAAAAGCTTGCAGTAAGCATTGATGATGTAGAAAAGGATTTGAATGTTGAGGATATTCCACAA acttCAGTTGGTGATGTACTACGAAAGAAAAGAACAATATGTGTTAAATGCAGTTCTGGTAAATTTggtggaggaggaggaggagctGGATTAGGTTTTGGTGGTGGAAGTGGTTTTGGTAGCAGTGGGGGAGGTGGTTCATATTCTATTCCAGGAGGAAAATCTTG gggTGGTGGAGGTTGTGGACCAGGTGGTTGCGGTCAAGGTGTAGGTGGCTTTGGACCTAGCTCTGGTGGTGGTGGAGGAGGTGGTTGTGGTGGATTGGGATGCGGTACAGGCGGCGGCAGCAGTGGTGGCAGCTTTGGCCctagtggtggtggtggtggtggattTCCCAGCGGAGGTGGAGGATCTGGAGGTGGCGCAGGGGGTGGCCATGGAGGTGGATTTGGAGGAAGTGGAGGTGGTGGCTCTGGTGGATTTGGAGGAAGTGGAGGTGGTGGTTCTGGTGGATTTGGAGGAAGTGGAGGTGGTGGCCACGGTGGTGGATTTGGAGGAAGTGGAGGTGGTGGCTCTGGTGGATTTGGAGGAAGACCAGGCggtggaggaggaggaggaggtggCTGTTCCACATGCTCTGGTGGAAGAGGAGGATCCTTTAGCCATTCTTCAGCCTCAGCATCAGCATCTGCATCTTCAGGAAGTTATAACCATTAA